The Helicoverpa armigera isolate CAAS_96S chromosome 18, ASM3070526v1, whole genome shotgun sequence genome segment CAAGACATTAAAGTGTGACCAGACTTAAGTTAATATTGCGCATAATTGAATAATCTAGTCGTGTTAAGTgataatattttagattttagtaCACGTTGCatactatgtattatttatgtaaaatatttttactgtgattttgacaagtattttataatttgagtGTACTTAAGTTCTTCGGAAATAAAGTCGCAACATGCTTCATAGTCGcttgttttaaatgtttaccTTCCTCGATTTATAGATATCGCTCACCAGGATGATTTACAAAAGAAATCCCAACGAAATAGAACtcaatacttacttattttatttttaatgtaataagcttttatattatatatatattatttaatttcaatgtatGTACATTGAAGTTCAATAACAAAAGTTCAACGATTGCAAAAATAACTTTCCGTGTCGAGAGCAAGTGACCTCGAAATTACCGAAGCCATAGCGGAGACTAGTACAaaggtacctaataattatgACGAGCCTATTGTTTATTCTATGTTGACACGCAATCCGCGAAGTTTTGTGTCAAGTAAACTGCGAATAGATCGTAGCTACTGACTACCTAACAGATACACAGACGGTCGATCAAAGGTTAAAACAAGTTTGATATAATATCCATACATATCACCTATATATGATACCATAGCGCCTCAgagactagtttttttttttgtcagaagctagattattataaaaccagtcttacaaagCTTCTTGAAAACAATATTACCTACTCGCTGCATCTAGTAGTTATAGAATGGGAGGAGATGCAATAAAACGCAGAATAAtcatataaacaatttatttattataaaatgtattgcTTTCTTATAGATAGTGATCGGTTGCTAAAGTTTATAAGTGATTGAACACTTCATTATTTTAGGCAAAATAGGCACTCGACCACAgtagataagtaggtaggcaccaaaggtcaaataaaaatgCACGTAAAATTTATCTTGGTTGCCACAATGATTCTTCAGAAAACAAACTATCAAAGTCCAATCCTGTTGTTTGTAAAAGCGTTTTTGATAACAATGAAATCTTACTTTATCAGGCAGTTCCACTAGATAGGATTTTTTAGTTGCAAAGTCCATTTGAATTTCAACTTTGTACTGGGAAGCCCAGTTTATtagtaatttaattgaaaagtttACATTTTTGGACCTTGACTCATAGGTTTTTACATCATTTCCATAATTAATGGACAGAACTGGTCGTATATCTAGAGTAATAAAAAAGTGTTCGTTATGTTATCAAgagatttttagatttttaaaaggATACGAGAATATGTTAGAGAAATCATTGAAAACCGTTACAGTTGCGCCTTTATCATCCAGTGCTTATTAGATATTCCTAAGAGATACCACAATTTAGCAAGATCACTTATAGGGACCACCGTGGTCCATAAGAATAACGAAGCATCAAAAGCCTACTTACTCTAATTTCGGACCAAGTATCTATAACAATTCGTATCTAGCAAATGCTATAGAGGGCTGTCACTACTTAGAAATCTATCATTACCTAAACATTACACAATTTTTCAACGTTTAGTATCGtgccaaaaacattttttatattaacagtatttttattcattactggatttaaaaaataatttcatatctAGACCTACGTTATCAGATAAATAAATGGTGTTTGTTCATTAATAGTTAGAATTACAACGTTTATCAGATcagataagaataaaataataaattaaataattctacGTTATAAAGCATATCATTGTTTTGTGGAATGTATTAGTACAGCCGACTCCAGAAATGAACACTTCTAtaagattttcattttaaataaggttgctttttagttttttttttttttatggtgatATATCGCAATTAACATGCGCAACCTTATAGCGTTGACGTGACAGCCTACGTGCGTCTCTTTTCTGTTATTAAAATTGAGTAAAGTATGTTAATTATTCATGTTTCAGTGAATTTAAAGTGTTTAAAGTTTGTGTTTACAGATGCTTTGTGGTTAtaaatacgtaataaaaaagtaattatccTATTAATGAAGACGTCTGtaccaaacaaaataatataataataaatacaattactagagtatttttccttaaaattattttaacaatttgttACTACAGAGTATTTAAGCATTTCCTTATTTAACGTATTTACCATCCTACAGCTTAATCTCGATAAACTTTTAGGAAACACATCCCAATTACataagtagtttatttaagTTAACAATTATTCACATTTGCACAATAATCAAGCCATAAGCAGTTCACACATTTTTAGTTAagaaattggttttattttaaagctatcTTCGTAAATAAATGCTGATGCAATAATTATCAAGAGACACTGAGCTCAGTATCTTTATTGGTAAGTAACATCTAGTCATGGTGACAAGTATTTTTTGAAACTTGAATTCTAAAAATTTCCGATAGAATTTATCATTAGTACACTAACAACACCTTTCTGGTGGATCatctttttaattaagtaacatGTATTAACTTACCTACTTGTACGTTATTTTACTTATGAAACGCATATATCATGCGCTAAATAGTTATCGCTAAAGGCGAGGTAGGTACGCAATGATGTACCTTTTCGTATCTTGTATACTTTATTGCTGAATACATTCACAACCAATGTTTGTGTATAATGTTATCGGCGTTATCGGTTATCTCAATGAATGATTACGTAATTACGAAATGAGTCGCTTGAGAACAATCCAGTATAATAAACAGCCTTGTTCACACAATGGTATTTAATTGTTTGAGAATTACTGAATTAAAACACAGTTATAGACAGTTGCAGTTTTATGAATTGAATGCTAttgttaggtacctatgtttgtgTGTGTCATGGGCTGTTTGGTtaagaatgtttttattttttacaaataggcCATGAAACTTGAAAGatttaaatacaaacttttAGCAGAAACGGCACAGAAGATATTAACAATAAGTACAATTCATAACAGCTGCACGGCACAGCTATTAATAACAATTACAATTTGTTGTGAACTCTCAAGACAATATTTTGTAGGAATAAATGACAAAGGTCGATAGTACTTACTAGACCACtttaatcaataaaacaaaatattattgactaaacataaaataaaaaatttaagcCAATTAAGTTTACTTTATCTTAATATCAATGAACAAATgcatattattttgtgagaaaGAATGATCTacaaatgtttataatataaatataggaATCAAATTACTgatacaatacatttttatgttgGTTTCTCAATTGGGgttatttttatcacttttaaataaaatcaccaataaaatgtatttacgtTTAAATCACATCAGCAGCAGTGTTTCTATGCCTGCCACTTTCAAATTTTGCCCATTCAGAAAACACATTCTGTATCTATATATTTCCCAAACCTTTTACTTACTTCTGTAACCATGcaccaattaaaacaaattaatcctACTAACAAACCTCAAAACATTGAGTGAGGTTATCACTAGGCTACACTATCTAAATTGTTGctatgttgttattatttggCCTTTTTCTTTCCGGATCTTACAGTTTTCTCAACTTCAGAGGACCAAACTGCCCTGTTTACTCTTTCTCCTAAAATATATCCACAGCTTGCAAATGCAAGACAGAATAAATAGAAACCTATTCTCAAAGGCCAGTTCAAGACATGCAAGATAGGGTACACCCAAAAACCAGTATTGTAGTAAATAACATGTACCCAAACTAAATAACAAAtcataaagaaagaaagaatagACAGGCCCACTTTCCTTTTGGGGTACATTCTGAATGATGTAAGTAGTTCAATCAGTATGAACACAACTATGTTTGAATGCATCACATGATTAAGCCATGTTGGGAAGAATTCATCCATACTTCTGGGCAAAATTAATTCTCTGTCAACAGCATATATGCCCCAGAATGATACTCCAACAAATAGTGCCAACGGGAAAGCTAAAGAACTAAAAACGGTGTCCTTAACTCTTCTTATAAGGGGCTTCTGTGATGGTGAAGGTTCATTGGTACCAACAATATCATTGATCAGGGCCAGTGTAAAGTATGTGGTTTGTATCATCTGCAAAATAGGACATTCAAAACCTTAACACAATTCTGATTATTTGTATCAGTTACATTCAAAAGTTGTAATAACACTTACCGCATCTAAATAAGTTAAGTACTTGAATTTCCCTCCGTAAGGTGTTATATATGATAAAGGCATTTTAACGTACACATAATCATAGTAACATCCATAGAAAAATTGGATGGCTCCAAATAGATGAAATAATGTCTTCAACATGTTTGGAGTCACTAGAAGAAGAAAAAACGCATTCTTAATAAGGCTAACGAAtagttcataataataattattcacaataCATTTTCTTGTTACATgaaattcacaaaatataacaataaaaaaaaattaactacaTCACAATATTTAGCGCATGAGAAATACTAACcgtatattttcttttctgcTTTATTTAACGGTTGGAGAAGACGCTTATTCAACGGAGCCTTTGTTAAATGGTCCTGATTATTCACAGCACTGTAATAATGATTTTGTGACTTGACTTTCAAATTGACAATGCCTACCGATTGTTGCTGTAGCTGTCAGTCAGTGACAATATCGCGGTATGACGTTTATAGTGAAGAGACAAATAGTAAAATGTACCCAGAGAATCAATTATTTTCTATCAGTTAGTTATACGGGTTTTACGCCATGTTTTTCCAGATTAATTAACATGACTAACCTAATCACCCAttgattaaacaaaataatgtagtgTATTTATTAAGTATCAGGATagcacccgtgcgaagccgggtcGAGTCGCTAGTGCATTATAAAACCCTCTAAGAATATACTCTCTTGAATAAAAGACGTTGTTTGATTATAACCatttatttagattatttaagaATATGCAATTATAATATATCTCGGCTCGATTGCATGACGTGTTAATACGCTAGCACATTTTAGTTAGGTTTCGCTATTTAATTCATCATGCGTGAGAGTCTAACCTTCACCATTATGCAGTCTCATCAATTGAAGCATTTGAGATTGACAGAAAGCAAGAAGCAATAGTGTTGTTTTATCGGCCTTTAGTTTTTGATGGGCGGCAGTCTGGCATAAGCCAAAGGTGCAGTATCAGGCACAGGTGCAATAAACGTCCTAGGAGAGTGACGCATGTATTTGGGAGTCGCCGTCGGTAGCTCGGGCAGCGCGCCGCGAACCAACTGACGAAGAGCAACGTTGCGTCGCCGCAATTCTACAACCTCTTCGTGGATACGTTCGCGCTCTGGAAATACATGAAACTCTGTCTGGataaacattacattttatcaaataatttaaaattgtatacatAGAAATAGATATCGACCGACTAGTTTATGGTGTAGgtaataatcttattttaataagtaggtaatcatacgttacataattatgtatgtacattcaAAGTGGAAAAGTGGAACCTAAACTGCTTATAAGAACATACCTTGCAGTATGGACAAGTAATTATTTAGTCCAACCAGTAGTCCATCCCAGAACTTGTCTTTATCTGGTGGGAACACATTTTTCCATTGAGTCCAATAGTTGCTGATTTCTTCTGCAGTCAGTTTGCGCGATGGTGTGTCAAAATTAGGAGGCTTTAAGCTGTctctgtaattttaatttaataggaATTATATGGGTACATGCTTTCTTCGTTCTAGCTTTGAGGTTTCGGTTTTAGTAGAAGTCAATATGTAGATACTAACAATATATCGTTATATCTCTTCTTGTCGGGTGGTACGAAAGCCGCTATGAACTCACTCAAAGCTGTCAACACTTGCATGGGCTCAATTTCCAAAACATGTCCCACTGAAAGAATAAAATAGGAATAAGGCAATGTCAGGAATCCCATATACATCATCCTACTGTCACTTAGTTACTAACGTGGGCATAGAAAAGGATTGACATCCTTAGGAGGGCCAGCATCATCCTTCTGTTGCGCCGCTACTGTGACCCCTCTTGCTCCGGGTCTCCTGCCAGTCGCCGACCCAGTGTCAAGGGTGCCCGCTGTCACCATGACATTTGCTGAAATAAGGCACAATCGTATTTTACAAGAGCCACATCTAAAGCTATGAAATTGACCTACTACACCAAGTCTTACCTTGAAGATCGCCACATTTCGCCATTATTTCGTCAGCCTCCGTAATCATCAGTTGTTCCAACGGCGATAATTCATGACTCCTGAAAAATACTATGTAGTTAAGTACTTTGTTActatagaaaaaataactataaattttGTATGTCATGCAAACTTGAAGCCGATGTGCGCTGATCGCGATGTGCTTGCTGAAATACTTCTAGCGGCAATACTTGCACGACCCCTGACCATTGACATCCTATCTCCTGCAAAATTAGCGAACATGGTTATTGGCGTTCTTTATAATCAAACGATTAGTTTCAAATTGTCTTTTCGTTCTATAGATCTGACAAACACAAACGAATAAATACTTGGGCCAAAATTTCTAATGAATGGGTAAATGGGCTACTAAGTCCAGGGTCCATCACTCACCCCGGGGTCTATTCACAGCTCCTGAGGAATCTGCCTTTGAAATCCCATCCTGAGACGCGGACGGCGCTGGTTCAGTCGCCACTTCCAAACCGACGCAAATCGGACAAAATGCATAATTCAAAAACGTAGAACACAAAAGTTCTACGTCTTCCTCTGCTTGAATTTCTAGTGccttaaaaataacatacaaatatttaatgcACATAATTAATGCACTAAGGCACATAGTTGCGACTTACCATAAAAATAGCATCAAGCGTACACAAATTTCTGGAGCTCAACTGGTACTTTTCAATCAATTTAAGTAATCTGTGTTCTACTAAAAATCCAGTATTATCTGCAACTAGTTGCAGTATATGTCGAACCTGAGAAcacacataaatatattatacttaaCAAAATGGGATAAGTTCACGTTAAAATTATGATGGATTTATTCCAAGAAATGACCTTACCAATTTATCCTTTGCCTCCTCAACCTCGGTGCCTGTAGGTTTCTTGACAACATCTTTTGCTGCACGTTTGCTATCATGCTCTAAAAATTAAAGTCACTATGTGGGTACTAGTTTCAACAATCAAAAGAGTTACGGAAGAAATGTAAAATTTATCATCTCTAAAGAAATGTTAAGCAGGCAATGTATGTAATAATACCTACCGTTTTTACTCAATGGATTTTTAGGTGGCTTTAGTGGTGGTGGGGGAGGTGGTTCCGCTAATATATGTGCATGCAAAGCTATTTCCCCCTGACGCAACTGTTTGCTCAACTCTGTACATCTGGCAGTAGACATCCGCCACACTTGGGTGAACTTGTAATGATTCACGCGAGAGAAATGATCAGATTTTTTCTCCAAGTCGTCCATTGTCTGCATTAATTTTACGATTTCGGCGTCAGCTTTTATTTCTTCTATCGCGCCATCATCGGCTGCCTTCCGAATCTTTGATCTTAAAGAATTAGCTATATCTGACATTTTATTGAGTTTCCTCTTTTGTTGAGATCTTACAAAGACATTCTCCTCTTCACGTTTTTTTAGCACCtgtaaatgtaatgtaaatatatttattaggtaatttCTCGAATTTATGATGAATGTCTGATATCTGAACCACGAATCTCACCTGATAAGTATACCCAATCTTTTCTGTATTGATGATACATGtagcttttaatttttctagCTCCTGTTGCAACTCCTGAATTAAAGATTCCAATTCTATTTTAGCTTCGCGATATTTCTCATGATGGTCCCACATGATGGTCTCCATTTCTCGTTTGTGATCATCTAACTGAAGAACGAGAACATATGAGTATGTAGAGATAAGGaaacagaaatatttataatgtcGTGTTATGCTCTTATAACACCAATCTGTTTCTTCTACCTGTAAAAACCTGTACTCCAAATGTGCAACTTCTTCCTTATCACACTGCTTGTAAAGAGCTTCCCATCTCTTGTTGTTGTGCTCAGTCATCGCCACTCGCTCAATATTAATCGCTGTTTCTATCAAACCTAGCTGTTTTGCGTAAGCCCTTTGCATGATCGTTACTTGCTTTTCAATTCTATCAGACAGTTCTTTAATGTCATTGTCCtggaatttcaataaattatgaattattttatttcatttcaccTTGTCTTCCTAATGTAACCTACTGCGGTCCTGCATCTTATTGATCTACATAGTAGTTATAAATGTGAAGTCACCTGTTTCTCTAGATCTGCATAATACGCCTCGTCCATTCTTTTAAGATCACTTTTAAGTTCAGCAATAAGTGCATCCTTTTGTGCAAGTAAATCGTCACATTTCTTCTTCTGCTCTTTCATCTCAGCATCAATGTCTAACGGATCCTTGATTGCCAACATATTATCCCAGTTCCCCGAAATAGCTTCGTACTGGATCTGAGCGCTATTTGCTTCAGCTTCGATCTTCTGCATGGAACCTAATGAAATATAGGCAGGTAGATACACTAACAAAACCTATACctattaggtaagtaggtacctacattggTGTTCCATTACTTAAAACggtaaggtaaataaaatctCAATATAACGATAGCTGAAGTAAGTCGTTCCCTCAGGAAGTGGATGGATCCTCGGACGGATTTATTGTAGTAGCTGCTCTACATGACACTGGTTAATTTGCAACCTATTGAATTTGATAGTTTCTGATTTTTGCAGTTTAGGAAGTTAGTTACATCCGGCCGGAGAGACAGGCTttcaatcaatataaataaaaatgaattgttgttcgctagtctgattaaaactcgagaacagctgggccgattgagctgattttgtttttaaaatgttcagggaaggtttgaacgatacgaagttcgcgggatcagctagttagatataaaataatagttactATTCATTTTATGAAAGAACTGCGTGCGCCTGACGACTTCCCGCTCGTCGGTAGTGACCTTGACATTAGTGACTTTGGCAGCGCCATCTAATGCTAACCGCTGCAGTTCCTCGGCGGCTGTGGCAGTTGCCTGTTCTATAGGACTCGTTTCTTCTTCGGCCGCAGCTTCCTCAGCAGGCTGATCAGCTCTAAAAGAAACAGTACATTTACCtggttaggtacctattagaaTGACCTAACAGTTTCTGGCTGATGTGTGACAATTTGACTAATGATTCTTTGTTATAGAActcgactgtcatttgaacatcttttacATATGGGATGACGAGTCATATCAGGCAgttgcttcatgtaaaacacgtGTAAGTATTTCCagccgattagactggaagctgaccccatcATACAACATAGCTGCACAGACCTGGgaaaaagatgatgatgactgccCATATAAGCGATTGAacaattatgtttatgtaacaTTGGAGTCGCCTAGCTAGAAGAAGGAATCCAAACAGAACGAGTACAAGGGTTGTTGCAAATGGCTCTCATGATACTAGCTTGCTGTGGGTATCTACGTTCGGTAGATAAAAGGGCTTAAAGCGATTACCTTTTGAGTGCATCTTGCCTCCTTTTAATTCGTAGAGATCGGGCTGCTTTCCGTTCCTCAGGGTCCAAACCTGTGACCTGAGGTTCCTTCGGCGCCAAAACATCATCTTCGTCATCTGCATATCTCGAAGCcatggtttattttttatgatgatattaaatacgtttttaaagTACACTATAAAAAATCCTTCATGTCGGACTGACAATTACGCGTTGTtatgataaacaaataaacacttgGTTGTAACTATGACAACTAATtgaatgtaagtaggtactacggAACCAAGGAGTTTTAAAGCACCAACAACACCAGACGCTATGGTTTCAACATTGCAATGCAGTAGGTAGTAAGtataagggtccgttcagacagaccggctcggagaggagagcaaattcttaacacgttgaaaatcgagtacttagtatttatagtaaggtttatttttgcatgtgtcGACCagctccgatcgcgtactttttctcgTCACGCAGACGTTTGGCTCCAATTGCATCTCAAGCAGCCGATCGGAGCAgactccggtctgtgtgaaaaggaGAATGCGCggcgatgctctccgagccggtctatctgaacggaccctaagttATGTGGACGAACAAAATGATTTCGTCTCCATCTCATCTCATTTCAGCTTCAGTAGATTCCATTGATCTCAAAtgtatcataatattatgtatttacgtTGCTATGAATGAGATGTGATTTCTCACAGCTGCTGCTACGCCGcgcgatatttttttaagatttgtaACCTAGTTCGTATTATTGTTGTGCACGGTGTTGTCTTGATAAATAAGCTGTAAAACAT includes the following:
- the LOC110383364 gene encoding dynein regulatory complex protein 1, whose product is MASRYADDEDDVLAPKEPQVTGLDPEERKAARSLRIKRRQDALKRADQPAEEAAAEEETSPIEQATATAAEELQRLALDGAAKVTNVKVTTDEREVVRRTQFFHKMNSSMQKIEAEANSAQIQYEAISGNWDNMLAIKDPLDIDAEMKEQKKKCDDLLAQKDALIAELKSDLKRMDEAYYADLEKQDNDIKELSDRIEKQVTIMQRAYAKQLGLIETAINIERVAMTEHNNKRWEALYKQCDKEEVAHLEYRFLQLDDHKREMETIMWDHHEKYREAKIELESLIQELQQELEKLKATCIINTEKIGYTYQVLKKREEENVFVRSQQKRKLNKMSDIANSLRSKIRKAADDGAIEEIKADAEIVKLMQTMDDLEKKSDHFSRVNHYKFTQVWRMSTARCTELSKQLRQGEIALHAHILAEPPPPPPLKPPKNPLSKNEHDSKRAAKDVVKKPTGTEVEEAKDKLVRHILQLVADNTGFLVEHRLLKLIEKYQLSSRNLCTLDAIFMALEIQAEEDVELLCSTFLNYAFCPICVGLEVATEPAPSASQDGISKADSSGAVNRPRGDRMSMVRGRASIAARSISASTSRSAHIGFKSHELSPLEQLMITEADEIMAKCGDLQANVMVTAGTLDTGSATGRRPGARGVTVAAQQKDDAGPPKDVNPFLCPLGHVLEIEPMQVLTALSEFIAAFVPPDKKRYNDILDSLKPPNFDTPSRKLTAEEISNYWTQWKNVFPPDKDKFWDGLLVGLNNYLSILQERERIHEEVVELRRRNVALRQLVRGALPELPTATPKYMRHSPRTFIAPVPDTAPLAYARLPPIKN
- the LOC110375363 gene encoding androgen-induced gene 1 protein; the protein is MLKTLFHLFGAIQFFYGCYYDYVYVKMPLSYITPYGGKFKYLTYLDAMIQTTYFTLALINDIVGTNEPSPSQKPLIRRVKDTVFSSLAFPLALFVGVSFWGIYAVDRELILPRSMDEFFPTWLNHVMHSNIVVFILIELLTSFRMYPKRKVGLSILSFFMICYLVWVHVIYYNTGFWVYPILHVLNWPLRIGFYLFCLAFASCGYILGERVNRAVWSSEVEKTVRSGKKKAK